One Solanum lycopersicum chromosome 2, SLM_r2.1 genomic region harbors:
- the LOC101246207 gene encoding carbohydrate binding domain-containing protein precursor encodes MEIASSSTKFKWVTAFLLLLACSAAGQVQDGPLVNGNFETPPSGGFSSGDGFSDGPSEIPSWKSNGTVELVESGQKQGGMILIVPQGRHAVRLGNDAEISQELKVEKGSIYSITFSAARTCAQLESLNVSVPPASQTIDLQTLYSVQGWDSYAWAFQAEEDDVRVVFTNPGMEDDPTCGPIIDDIAIKKLFVPDKSKGNAVVNGDFEEGPWMFRNASLGVLLPTNLDEETSSLPGWIVESNRAVRYIDTYHFTVPEGKRAIELLSGKEGIISQMVETKPNKPYRLTFLFGHAGDSCKEPLAIMAFAGDQAQNIHYTPNFNSSFQNANLNFTAKADRTRIAFYSIYYNTRSDDMSSLCGPVVDDVRVELSGSSRVKVFGFGFMFWLLVFVFC; translated from the exons ATGGAAATAGCTTCAAGCTCAACAAAATTCAAATGGGTCACTGCATTTCTTCTGCTTCTTGCTTGCTCTGCCGCTGGACAAGTACAAGATG GTCCGTTAGTTAACGGTAATTTTGAGACCCCGCCGTCAGGTGGTTTCTCTTCCGGCGATGGATTCTCCGACGGTCCATCTGAAATCCCCAGCTGGAAATCAAACGGCACCGTAGAGTTAGTAGAATCCGGGCAAAAACAGGGTGGAATGATCCTCATCGTACCACAAGGTAGACACGCAGTTCGGCTTGGAAACGACGCCGAGATAAGCCAAGAGCTCAAAGTAGAGAAAGGTTCCATTTACTCGATCACTTTCAGCGCGGCTCGCACTTGCGCTCAGCTAGAGTCACTCAACGTTTCAGTTCCTCCTGCCTCACAGACCATTGATCTTCAGACTCTGTATAGTGTTCAGGGCTGGGATTCTTACGCGTGGGCCTTTCAGGCTGAAGAAGATGATGTGCGGGTCGTTTTTACAAATCCTGGCATGGAAGATGACCCCACTTGTGGACCCATTATTGATGATATTGCTATCAAGAAGCTTTTCGTTCCAGATAAATCAAAAG GTAATGCCGTAGTTAATGGAGACTTTGAAGAAGGTCCATGGATGTTTAGGAATGCTTCTCTCGGTGTTCTTCTCCCGACTAACCTAGACGAGGAAACGTCATCGCTCCCTGGTTGGATAGTTGAGTCAAATCGAGCAGTTCGATACATCGATACATATCACTTCACAGTTCCAGAAGGGAAGAGAGCAATAGAATTGCTTTCAGGAAAAGAAGGCATTATATCGCAGATGGTTGAAACCAAGCCTAACAAGCCATACCGATTGACATTTTTGTTTGGCCATGCAGGGGATTCATGCAAGGAACCACTTGCAATCATGGCCTTTGCTGGTGATCAAGCCCAAAACATACATTACACTCCCAATTTCAATTCTTCATTTCAGAATGCTAACCTGAATTTCACGGCCAAGGCGGACAGGACACGTATAGCGTTCTATAGTATCTATTACAATACAAGAAGTGATGATATGAGCTCTCTTTGTGGACCTGTTGTGGATGATGTGAGGGTTGAACTGTCTGGGTCTAGCAGAGTCAAGGTGTTCGGGTTTGGGTTTATGTTTTGGTTGTTAGTCTTCGTTTTTTGTTAA
- the LOC101245912 gene encoding la-related protein 6A has product MEADGGGVLPIPSQTASFPPHDDDDHPDFSPVGSPESHFINDHSEPSDQLHAQVTATVLTDDLRSKIVKQVEYYFSDENLPTDKFLLKYVTRDKEGFVPVKVIASFRKVKKLTKETSIIAAALRESSLLVVSRDGRKVKRLHPLPLSEIKDPKVCTVLVENLPEDHSVNNLRSIFGQAGNVKHITIRDPHTERDPRKCTTAEKLLSGKLHALVEYNTVEAAEKAVTILNDEQDWRFGLRVKLLKKINKPGQSKKGWRDPDSDRNNNIQASDPAVNEEHNSSEHRVDSQDEEEGDHLSKETIGEHAQKEKNGPRVPTRNRGRGRRNKRGTNGHGHGTTSSTHLVEPSKPPPGPRMPDGTRGFAMGRGRPLSSSPS; this is encoded by the exons atggaaGCAGACGGTGGAGGAGTACTCCCTATACCTTCTCAGACCGCTTCATTTCCTCcccatgatgatgatgatcatcCAGATTTTTCACCTGTTGGATCGCCGGAGTCTCACTTTATTAACGATCATTCTGAGCCGTCTGATCAACTCCATGCCCAAGTCACCGCCACTGTACTCACCGATGATCTTCGTAGCAAGATCGTTAAGCAG GTTGAGTATTACTTCAGCGATGAAAATTTGCCTACTGACAAGTTTCTGTTGAAGTATGTGACCAGAGACAAGGAAGGATTTG TCCCTGTGAAAGTAATTGCCTCTTTCAGAAAAGTGAAGAAGCTTACGAAGGAGACATCAATAATAGCAGCTGCACTTAGGGAATCTTCTCTGCTT GTTGTAAGCCGTGATGGGAGAAAGGTGAAGCGACTTCATCCTCTTCCATTAAGTGAGATTAAAGATCCCAAG GTTTGTACTGTATTGGTGGAAAATTTACCTGAGGATCATTCAGTGAACAACCTTCGGAGCATATTTGGCCAGGCTGGAAA TGTGAAGCATATTACCATTCGTGATCCACACACTGAAAGAGATCCCAGAAAATGCACAACTGCAGAGAAGCTGCTCAGTGGTAAG TTGCATGCTCTCGTGGAATATAACACAGTGGAAGCTGCTGAAAAAGCT GTGACCATTTTGAATGATGAACAGGATTGGAGATTTGGCTTGCGAGTCAAGCTTCTCAAGAAAATA AACAAGCCTGGCCAAAGCAAGAAAGGTTGGAGAGATCCAGATTCTGATAGGAATAACAATATCCAAGCATCTGATCCGGCAGTTAATGAGGAACACAATTCAAGTGAGCATCGTGTTGATTCACAAGACGAAGAG GAGGGTGACCATCTATCAAAGGAGACCATTGGTGAGCATGcacaaaaggagaaaaatggGCCCAGGGTGCCAACCAGAAATCGAGGCCGTGGAAGGAGAAACAAGCGTGGCACAAATGGACATG GCCATGGAACTACTTCGTCCACTCATTTGGTTGAACCCTCAAAACCTCCTCCTGGTCCAAGAATGCCCGATGGAACCAGAGGATTTGCTATGGGAAGAGGCCGACCTCTTTCTTCATCTCCAAGCTAA